The nucleotide window ACGGCGCCCTTGCCCCCACCGCCTACCTCGACGCCGCCCGCACCCACCTCCCGCACGAAACCGACCTCGCGATCATCCAGGGCGTCCTCGCCTTCGCCCGCACCCAGATCGCCGACCACTACCTCCCCTCCGCCGACCGCCACACCGCCCTGACCACCCTCACCGCCCTCAGCCGCGACATCCTCCGCCGCACCGAAGGCCCCGCACACGGCGCCGAGGCAGGCCTCAGGCTCACCGCCGTACGGGCCTTCATCGACAGCGCCACCACCCCCGAAGGGCTCCAGGACTGGCTCGACGACGGCAGCGTCCCCGGCGGCCCCCACCTCGACCCCGAACTGCGCTGGCGCATCCTCGGCCGGCTCGCCACCCTCGGCGCCGCCCCCACCGACGAACTCCGCACGGCCATCGACGCCGAACTCACCCGCGACCCCGGCGCCACCGGCCGCGAAGGCGCCGCCCGCTGCCGCGCCGCCCTCCCCGACCCCGCCGCCAAACAGGCCGCCTGGGACGCCCTGTTCACCACCGACGAGACCGGCGAGAAACCAGCCCTGTCCAACTACCTCTTCATCGCCACCGCGGGCGGCTTCTGGGCACCCGAACAGCACGAGCTGCTGCGCCCCTACGTGGCCCGCTACTTCGACGAGGTCCCCGCCCTCGCCGCCGCGCGCGGCCCCGCCCTCGCCGCCGCCGCCGGCCGCCATGCCTTCCCCGCCACCTTCGTCGAGGAGGAGACCCTGCGCCGGGGAGAGGCCTGCCTCGCCGACGGAGACCCGCCCTCCGCCCTGCGCCGCAAGCTCGTCGACCAGCTCGACGACCTGCGGCGGGCGCTGAGGATACGCGCGACGGCCGACGGCGGCCGGTAACCGCCGCCCGGCACCCACGGGTGCCGCCGGACCGGCAGCCGGCGGCACCCGCACCTCCGCGGTAAACATCCGTACCACTTACGGGTGGTATGACCGCAAGCAGTGGATACGTGCTGTACAGGGAAAGTAATTTAGGGCCGCCTTCAAGGGCTCGTCCGCATGGGACCGCCCCAACTCTCCTGACAGAAGAGCACATTGATGTCTGTGCCCCCTGCCGGCACCGCCCTCGCAGGCGGCACCAACGGCCCCCGCGCACTGCGCCCCCTCCTCGACACCGTCCTCGACGCCCTCACCACCGGCGCCGAGGACCGTGCCGGCCCCCTCCCGCCCGGCGGCCCCGACGCCGTCACCCGCGCCGTACGCGACGCCTGCCACCCCCTCCTCCCCGCGCACGGCACCGGCCCGCACGCCGCCCTGCGCACCCTCGTCCACACCCTGGCCGCCGGCGCCGCCGACCCCGCCGACCCGCACTGCGCCGCCCACCTGCACTGCCCGCCCCTCGCCCTCGCCGCCGCCGCGGACCTCGCCGCCGCCGCCCTCAACCCCTCCATGGACTCCTGGGACCAGGCCCCCGCCGCCTCCGCCCTGGAAGCCCTCACCGGCCACGCACTCGCCGCACTCGTCTACCCCCGGGCCACCGCCCCCGACGCCCTGGTCACCACCGGCGGCACCGAATCCAACCAACTCGCCCTGCTCCTCGCCCGCGAGGCCGCCGCGGCCGACCACCCCACCGCCGGCCCCCTCCAGATCATCTGCGGCGCCAACGCCCACCACAGCATCCACCGCTCCGCCTGGCTCCTCGGCCTCCCCGAACCCCTCACCCTCCCCACCCCCGACGGCACCCTCACCCCCGACACCGTCCACACCTGCCTGGCCAACCTCGCCGGACGCACCGGCCCCCTCCTCCTCACCGCCACCG belongs to Streptomyces sp. NBC_01454 and includes:
- a CDS encoding pyridoxal phosphate-dependent decarboxylase family protein; the protein is MSVPPAGTALAGGTNGPRALRPLLDTVLDALTTGAEDRAGPLPPGGPDAVTRAVRDACHPLLPAHGTGPHAALRTLVHTLAAGAADPADPHCAAHLHCPPLALAAAADLAAAALNPSMDSWDQAPAASALEALTGHALAALVYPRATAPDALVTTGGTESNQLALLLAREAAAADHPTAGPLQIICGANAHHSIHRSAWLLGLPEPLTLPTPDGTLTPDTVHTCLANLAGRTGPLLLTATAGTTDTGAIDPLPALADLAERHGTRFHIDAAYGGALLFSDTHAAALDGLDRAHTVALDLHKLGWQPVAAGLLAVPGPHTLTPLTHQADYLNADDDTEAGLPDLLSRSLRTTRRPDILKIAVTLKALGRHGLGDLIDRTLAAAATLADLIEAHPRYELHSRPTLSTVLFRPTGITDTALATIRRTLLIDGRAVLGRATTPTGLWLKATLLNPHTQPGDLTTLLTLVEGQTLR